A DNA window from Haloactinospora alba contains the following coding sequences:
- a CDS encoding ATP-binding cassette domain-containing protein, with protein MATRTDTQPHGRHPADSHDLIRVRGARENNLSEVSVDIPKRRLTVFTGVSGSGKSSLVFDTIAAESQRMINETYSAFVQGFMPHLARPDVDVLDGLTTAIIVDQERMGADVRSTVGTATDVHAMLRVLFSRIGDPYIGPPGAFSFNTASVQASGMIKRGEGKAEKATFSRTGGMCPRCEGRGSVTDVDVSALYDDSKSLNGGALTIPGYSMDGWYGRIFRGCGFLDPDKPIREYTERELHDLLHKEPTKIRVEGTNLTYAGLIPTIRKSMLAKDREAMQPHIRAFVDRAVVFITCPECGGTRLSEAARSARIAGLSIADACAMQVSDLAEWVRGLEEPGGATRAHDGSSNARETVAPLLTTLRQALDSFVEIGLGYLSLDRPSGTLSGGEAQRTKMVRHLGSSLTDVTYVFDEPSIGLHPHDVRRMNDLLLRLRDKGNTVLVVEHDPETITTADHVVDLGPGAGAAGGTVCFEGSVEGLRSSGTVTGRHLDDRSAPKETVRAPAGMLKIRGADAHNLQNLDVDIPLGVLCVVTGVAGSGKSSLVHDSVPGDAGVVSIDQGAIRGSRRSNPATYTGLLDPIRKAFAKANGVKPALFSANSEGACPNCNGTGVIHTDLAMMSGVTSTCEECEGNRFQAEVLDHHLGGRDISEVLAMPVSEAREFFGSGEARTPAARRILDRLADVGLGYLSLGQPLTTLSGGERQRLKLATRMGEKGGIYVLDEPTTGLHLTDVEQLLGLLDRLVDSGKSVIVVEHHQAVVAHADWIVDLGPGAGHDGGRIVFEGTPADLAAARTTRTGEHLAAYVGATG; from the coding sequence ATGGCCACGAGGACGGACACGCAGCCGCATGGGCGACACCCTGCCGACAGCCACGACCTGATCCGTGTGCGCGGTGCGCGCGAGAACAACCTCTCCGAGGTCAGCGTCGATATTCCGAAGCGTCGGTTGACGGTGTTCACCGGTGTCTCCGGGTCGGGGAAGAGCTCGCTGGTGTTCGACACGATCGCCGCCGAGTCGCAGCGGATGATCAACGAGACCTACAGCGCCTTCGTGCAGGGCTTCATGCCGCACCTGGCGCGGCCCGACGTCGACGTGCTGGACGGCCTGACGACAGCGATCATCGTCGACCAGGAGCGGATGGGTGCCGACGTCCGTTCCACCGTCGGCACCGCCACCGACGTCCACGCGATGCTGCGCGTCCTCTTCAGCCGCATCGGGGATCCGTATATCGGTCCACCCGGCGCGTTCTCGTTCAACACCGCGTCGGTGCAGGCGTCCGGGATGATCAAACGGGGAGAAGGCAAGGCCGAGAAGGCGACCTTCTCCCGCACCGGCGGCATGTGTCCGCGCTGCGAGGGGCGGGGCTCGGTCACCGACGTCGACGTGTCCGCGCTGTACGACGACAGCAAGTCCCTCAACGGGGGCGCTCTCACCATTCCCGGCTACAGCATGGACGGGTGGTACGGCCGCATCTTTCGCGGCTGCGGCTTCCTCGACCCGGACAAACCGATCCGCGAGTACACCGAGCGGGAGCTACACGACCTGCTTCACAAGGAACCGACCAAGATCAGGGTCGAGGGGACCAACCTGACGTACGCGGGATTGATCCCCACGATCCGGAAGTCGATGCTCGCCAAGGACCGGGAGGCGATGCAGCCGCACATCCGGGCCTTCGTGGACCGCGCGGTTGTCTTCATCACCTGCCCCGAGTGCGGCGGCACCCGGCTGAGCGAGGCCGCCCGCTCCGCGCGGATCGCGGGACTCAGCATCGCCGACGCCTGCGCCATGCAGGTCAGCGACCTGGCCGAGTGGGTACGTGGGCTTGAGGAGCCCGGGGGTGCCACCCGCGCGCACGATGGCTCCAGCAACGCGCGGGAGACGGTGGCGCCGCTGCTCACCACGCTGCGGCAGGCCCTCGACTCGTTCGTGGAGATCGGACTGGGATACCTCTCGCTCGACCGGCCGTCGGGAACACTGTCGGGCGGTGAGGCGCAGCGCACCAAGATGGTCCGCCACCTCGGCTCCTCGCTCACCGACGTCACCTACGTCTTCGACGAACCCAGCATCGGCCTGCATCCCCATGACGTCCGGCGGATGAACGACCTGCTGTTGCGGCTGCGCGACAAGGGCAACACGGTGCTCGTCGTGGAGCACGATCCGGAGACGATCACGACCGCCGACCACGTCGTCGACCTCGGCCCCGGCGCCGGTGCGGCGGGCGGCACCGTCTGCTTCGAGGGCAGCGTCGAGGGACTGCGGTCCAGCGGAACCGTCACCGGGCGTCATCTCGACGACCGGTCCGCCCCCAAGGAGACGGTGCGCGCACCCGCCGGCATGCTGAAGATCCGCGGCGCGGACGCGCACAACCTGCAGAACCTCGACGTCGACATCCCCCTCGGTGTGCTCTGCGTCGTCACCGGCGTCGCCGGCTCCGGCAAGAGCTCGCTCGTGCACGACTCGGTTCCCGGCGACGCGGGTGTGGTGTCGATCGACCAGGGCGCGATCCGCGGCTCGCGACGGAGCAACCCGGCGACCTACACCGGGCTGCTGGACCCGATCCGCAAGGCGTTCGCCAAGGCCAACGGTGTGAAACCGGCGCTGTTCAGCGCCAACTCCGAGGGAGCTTGCCCCAACTGCAACGGCACCGGCGTCATCCACACCGACCTGGCGATGATGTCCGGCGTCACCAGCACCTGCGAGGAGTGTGAGGGCAACCGTTTCCAGGCCGAGGTGCTGGACCACCACCTCGGCGGCCGCGACATCAGCGAGGTTCTCGCGATGCCGGTGTCGGAGGCCAGGGAGTTCTTCGGTTCCGGCGAGGCACGCACGCCGGCCGCCCGCAGGATCCTCGACCGGCTCGCCGACGTCGGACTCGGCTATCTCAGCCTCGGCCAGCCGCTCACCACGCTGTCGGGCGGCGAGCGGCAGCGGCTCAAGCTCGCCACCCGCATGGGTGAGAAGGGCGGGATCTACGTCCTCGACGAGCCCACCACGGGCCTGCATCTCACCGACGTCGAGCAGCTGCTCGGCCTGCTCGACCGGCTCGTCGACTCCGGCAAGTCGGTCATCGTCGTCGAGCACCACCAGGCGGTCGTGGCCCACGCCGACTGGATCGTCGACCTCGGCCCCGGAGCCGGCCACGACGGCGGCCGGATCGTCTTCGAGGGCACCCCCGCCGACCTCGCCGCCGCCCGTACCACCCGCACCGGCGAACACCTCGCGGCCTACGTCGGCGCGACCGGCTGA
- a CDS encoding aldose epimerase family protein, with the protein MTGEPFAATDAGGPARLFELDNGRGLVARVTDYGATLVQLHVPGRGGEPADVVLGFDSVEGYQSAAVPYCGATVGRVANRTAHGALTVDGEEYELTRNEPPHHLHGGGLRSFDRVVWRLVRADERTVEFHHVSPAGEEGYPGQVEVSAVYHVTGDALTVTYRARTDEPTPLNMTNHAYLNLGGAGTGTILDHELEIRADQYTPVRDDLIPTGEYADVADTPLDFRGGGPVGAAMRELPRPTNAGGYDHNFVLRGGQGEKRLAATLRHPGSGRVLELSTNQPGLQFYSGNGLSSPVGKLGRTYDRHGALCLEPQYFPDALHHPRFPSTVVRPGEVYEHVSEYRFTSD; encoded by the coding sequence GTGACAGGCGAACCATTCGCGGCTACGGACGCTGGCGGTCCCGCGCGGCTGTTCGAGCTGGACAACGGGCGCGGTCTCGTGGCGAGAGTGACGGACTACGGGGCAACTCTGGTCCAGTTGCACGTCCCGGGGCGCGGAGGCGAACCGGCCGACGTCGTGCTCGGGTTCGACTCGGTGGAGGGCTACCAGTCGGCGGCGGTCCCGTACTGCGGCGCCACGGTCGGCCGTGTCGCCAACCGCACCGCCCACGGCGCGCTCACCGTGGACGGCGAGGAGTACGAGCTCACACGCAACGAGCCGCCCCACCACCTGCACGGTGGCGGGCTCCGATCCTTCGACAGGGTTGTCTGGCGCCTCGTGCGCGCCGACGAGCGGACGGTGGAGTTCCACCACGTATCCCCGGCGGGGGAGGAAGGGTATCCCGGCCAGGTAGAGGTATCGGCTGTCTACCACGTGACCGGGGACGCGCTGACCGTCACCTACCGGGCCAGGACGGACGAGCCCACCCCGCTCAACATGACCAACCACGCCTACCTCAACCTGGGCGGGGCGGGCACCGGCACCATTCTCGACCACGAGCTGGAGATACGCGCGGACCAGTACACACCGGTCCGCGACGACCTCATCCCGACGGGGGAGTACGCCGACGTGGCTGACACCCCGCTGGACTTTCGCGGCGGGGGTCCCGTCGGTGCGGCTATGCGGGAGCTGCCACGACCGACGAACGCCGGCGGCTACGACCACAACTTCGTCCTCCGCGGCGGCCAGGGCGAGAAGCGCCTGGCGGCCACACTGCGACACCCCGGCTCCGGGCGCGTGCTGGAACTGTCGACGAACCAGCCAGGATTGCAGTTCTACTCGGGCAACGGGCTGTCCTCGCCCGTCGGGAAGCTCGGACGGACCTACGATCGGCATGGCGCGCTGTGCCTGGAGCCGCAGTACTTCCCGGACGCGCTGCACCACCCGCGGTTCCCGAGCACCGTCGTGCGTCCCGGCGAGGTGTACGAGCACGTGTCCGAATACCGGTTCACCAGCGACTGA
- a CDS encoding excalibur calcium-binding domain-containing protein, translating into MTTTETVETTATETVRETATEEEPAQGGNGPDEYYENCDAARAAGAAPVREGDPGYGPHLDRDGDGVGCE; encoded by the coding sequence GTGACCACAACCGAGACCGTGGAGACCACCGCTACCGAGACCGTGCGGGAGACCGCCACCGAGGAGGAACCCGCCCAGGGTGGGAACGGCCCCGACGAGTACTACGAGAACTGCGACGCGGCCCGTGCGGCGGGCGCGGCGCCCGTACGGGAGGGCGATCCCGGCTACGGGCCCCACCTCGACCGCGACGGGGACGGTGTCGGATGTGAGTAG
- a CDS encoding tRNA-binding protein: MDSHPKDEIDAARFAAVDMRVGQVSAVEDFPEARNPAWKVAVDFGPLGTLWTSAQVRNYSRDELLGRLVVGAVNLGTRRVAGFRSQFLLLGAVDGDSVVRLLSPDAGAKPGDPVA; this comes from the coding sequence ATGGACAGTCACCCCAAGGACGAGATCGACGCCGCGCGGTTCGCGGCGGTGGACATGCGGGTGGGACAGGTGAGCGCGGTCGAGGACTTTCCCGAGGCGCGCAACCCCGCGTGGAAGGTCGCGGTGGACTTCGGCCCGCTGGGCACGCTATGGACCAGCGCCCAGGTGCGGAACTACTCCCGCGACGAGCTGCTGGGCCGGCTCGTCGTGGGAGCCGTGAACCTGGGCACGCGGCGCGTCGCCGGTTTCCGCAGCCAGTTCCTGCTGCTGGGCGCCGTGGACGGCGACAGTGTGGTCCGGCTGCTGTCACCCGACGCGGGAGCCAAGCCCGG